A stretch of DNA from Hippoglossus stenolepis isolate QCI-W04-F060 chromosome 16, HSTE1.2, whole genome shotgun sequence:
ATGTCCTGTCTCTCCCTGGACAGATACTCACCGCTGGCTGAGCACTTTGCTCAGCAGTTTCCTGGTCATGATCTTCCAACCATATTAGCCAAGTTCTCACTACCTGTCTCACTGGCTGAGTTCCGAAACCCCCTGGAGGCTCCTGCCCAGGAGGTAGGATTATTGTTGCTGATGAAATACTATGCAAAACTATATaacatataatattaatattacaaagGACTGTGTGTGAACGAGTGAGACAACCTccttggcttttattttgtcatctgtataatgaaataatttggtatttgatatttttagatttaagaATAATTTACTAGAACAAAAACAGATTATTGTACAAATTAAGAGCAAACAAATGTGACATTAGTTCGCAGTGAATCCATAGTATTTACAGGGCTAATATGAATCTAGATGGTGTCTTGTAAGGACAGGCCTGTCGGATGATCATCTGTGACCCATCTTATTTTGgcagagcagcagtttgagcATCGGGATGAATTATAAATGGCAAAGGGACATCAGCTCCAGCGTCTGCAGCCTCCATTTTTTATGAGAACAAGATCAGACCGTGGTTCTTTCTTGTGCCTCTATTTTGAGCTTTTGTGTTCCCCACGACTGAGTTAAAACATATTTGACCTGGTTGGGAACATGAGCGTGTTCAGCCTCACTTGTTCCATGTTTGTCCTCTACTCCACTTGTAACTGCTATGCTTGACTTGTAATGTTTGATGCTCTGCCCTTGACCAGGTCCAGCTGATTCAAATGGTGGTGTGGATGCTTCAGCGCCGCCTGATGATCCAGCTGCACACTTATGTTTGCCTGCTGGTACCGCCCAGCGAGGACGAGCCTGGGATCAGGGAAGAAGACCCTCCGCTGGCCGCCAGAGTAGGAGGCCGAAGTCTCAGTACCCCTAGTGCTCTCAGCTTCGGTTCCCCAAGTATGTCCTCTTTTAGCACACATCTCTGCCTCTGTTCTTACAGGTGTATCCGGTACATAATCTTTGACcatgtgtctgttctgtgtctgtAGCCAGCAGCGATGATATGACCCTCACCAGTCCCAGTATGGACAACTCCAGTGCAGAGCTGCTGCCTGGTGGAGACTCTCCACTAAATAAAAGGATGACAGAGACGCTGCTCGCCAGCCTGTCAGAGCATGAGAGGCAGGTTATACTTAACATCCCTGCAGCACAAAATCCAGAGGATCTGCGGATGTTTGCCAGGTAACCAAACCTGCctctaatataaatatatttttttttgcttttgcatcaaatttttctcctctttcctttgcTCTTTGGTTTACGGCAGTAAAATGAACAGATGGTATATATTCTTAGGACGGTTCCACTGAGAAATTCTTTGTCTTTTAGTAAATAAGATATTTGTGTAATGATTTGGAAAAGAAGTTATTTTAATTGCATTCAATTTTGAGAAATTTTATTGGAACTACCATAGAGTTAATTAACCAGCTGTTAGCTGAGAGGATTTTGAAAGTAAGATTTGCAGGAAGCAACAATCAGGGAATCTGTGTCACCTCctgcacatacatttttttttaatcggaATTGTGAAAGTCTTGTCTCATGGTTGATTTATTCCCGGTAATGATCCACCTACTCCTCTGCCTGTTGTGTTGACTGCTTTCAGGCTGCTGCACTATTTCCGGGGGCATCATCACCTGGAAGAGATTATGTACAATGAGAACATGAGGCGCTCGCAGCTCAAGACGTTGTTTGACAAGTTCCGCAGTGTCCTTGTGGTGACCAACCACGAGGATCCCATTATTTCAATCTTCCAGTCACCCATGGAGTAGTGGCACAGAGACTTTATCTGCTCTCACCAACTGGAAAAGATGAGCGTTTATTAACCTGCTGTGCTCACAGCAATATCAGGATTTCAAAATCAGAACACAAAGTGATTGCATTAATGTGTGCAGATTTACAAGGTGTAGAAAGTGTTTTAGCTTTATGAGccaaatgtttgtttacaatattaaattattttgtacATAAGAGAAAATACCTCAAGTGTTCACTGTGAGTATTTCAAAGATTGGTGTGGTGGGGTTTTAACCTCATCGTCCATTCTCCCAGATGTGTCCGAATCATCTGGACTGACCACAGAGGGGCACACAGAGTAATCATCATTCCAGACTTCCAGATACCTCTTGCCAGGAATCCCAGAGGTCGAGAGAGAAAGACGGGCAAGAAAGCGAAGACTCTAAACATGAGACGGTCTGTTTTTGCTTTGAGGGAAGCAGAGTGTTCCAAACATCTGTGAAACCACTGACAAGAGAATTGTCCAAGTatgaatgtttattaaaaaacacagatggaagaaagagagagtacAGATGCGTTACAGAACTGAATTTAGAATCTGAACTGAtcatggattttattttaccatCTAGACCCCCTAAGAATTTAATGATCAAGATGATGTAATGGAGTTAGTGGAGAAGATTCTGTAGTTTTTAGTCTACTTAAATGGTGAAGTCCACAAAAGGGAACAGATGGAGGAGTATTTTTCAGGAATCATCCTGTTATGTCCTTTTGACATGGTTCTGTCCTGTGTCAGGCTGCACATCTGAGGAACCTAAatcatttattacatttccaGACTGAGGctgtctctctgcttctttaTTCAATACACTAACACAGGGGTGCCCTCGAAGATAAAACCGCCATGGCTTCTTGGCCCATTCGCCATGGGACTCGATTCCAACACGTGGTGCTGATACTATATTGTAAGTTTCTGCTGGACTTGTGTTGGGGTCCCCTTCCAGCCACACATCTGGATCTGAGGCCAGGTCTCGACAGTCAAAACCGCGCGGTATATCTAGAGCTTGGCACAGCTTCGAAGGCCCGTTGCAGAGCTCTTTGTCCTTAAGTTGTTGGGCGCCCTCTTTGCGTCTGGCTGCCCTCAGCCGCCTCATGACGGACTGACCCTGTAGGGGCTCGACGGAGCGCAGCAGCACGGCAGCACCCTCCCCTgtgacaaaccaaacaacataCATAAGTCTGCATGGCTCCACTTCGTCTCCTTCCTTTTGCCCTTTACCCACCGAcaatagaaaacacaacttgATACACACAGTATCAGTTTAACGTCATACTAATGATAAACACTTCgaagagaaaacaagagcaaGCAACagttttataactttttttctgtttgcatgcATCAGTAGACATGGCTATCAAAGTGAACAAAACATGTGGCAGGTATTCCTACTTTTAAGTCATCTCTGGTGCGTAATGTTTTTACCTTCACTGGACACATTCATGCAGAGGTGGATGCCATAAATGGGATACACATAAATTGTGCCTGGCTTCATGAACATGGCCGTGTTCCTCTTTGTGCGTTTGCCTCCCGCTGAGTGTGAGGCTTTGTCCTCTCCACCGAGGTAGGCTTCAGTTTCCACTATTCTCCCTCGCAGCTCAGCGCCATCTGCACACCTGCGGACCAGCACCTGCAGGGATAAGGAATGAGGCAGATTGTGTTTATAGCCATCATTGATTAGCTAATACACAGAAGGTTAATTGACAACAAAGTTCATCATCCATTTAGCAAAAatggcacaaaaaaaaccctgtagATTTCTTGGTTTGGGACTGACGTAACCTGACATTTAAAGATTTGATAAAAGGTTCTGGGAGCTTGTAATGTCCATATTACACAAGACAGGCATCTTTGGCATTTTAAAGCAGAGCCTGACCAATTTATCAGTTGGCCGATAATACTGGCCGACAGGAGCCTTTCAAAGACATATTATCTGTGTTTAtctttgctgatatgaaaacgtCATTTCACAGAACAcattgttatttataataaagtttacagTTTAgctataaaatatcaaacctcaatccCATTTTTTGTCATAAGgatttgaaaattaaattttagGATTAATGCCAATTTTTTTAAGTATTGTTATATTGCCTGAAATACCAGTAGTTGAAAttctttactttatattttatcaGCCGCCCAAAGAAAATGCATATTGGTCAACCTTTAttttatgaaattataaaatagtCCCACGAAGGGGGATTTgacatgttacagcagcaaaggggTAAGGAGGAATAAGAAGCATCAgtaaaaaagttatatttaagTAGAAAAATagcaatataaacataaacaggatatatacaatgtaaataaatgcacaCAAATATTGAAATTGCACAACAGTGGACATATGGCACTGATTAAATGAAGTCAACCCTGAGTTGAATCAGTGCTGGTTGTAAAGTGTGACAGGAGCAGGAAGCAGCAAAAACAAGTAAGTTATTACATGTAATTTATCTGGACCtggatgtgttttattgttgtccTGGGTTTTGTAAGAACGTTCAGTTTATGGTCAACAGTGACAGCGGCTGTGTTACATCCACAGGTCTGACAGACGCATTAAAGGAGCCCCTGCTACACTGTCTTCTACCAAAACTCCACATGCATCGTATGATCCCCTGCAGAGCATCAGGTCGCCTTCAGGTGAGGTGTCAGCAACTTACCTTTCCCAGGAATGCTTTAGCCAGACTGATACAAGGCTGCTGGAAGAAGTCCTCTCCCAGTCTGAGCTGCAGGTCAGTCCCAGTAAAACTCccacttctcttctcctcttcctcacctgtcTGCTTCTCACCTTTATTTACATCTTGCTCACCTGCTGCAGCCgccatctttcttttcctgcctGCCATCACGTCATCAAAACGCACTTTTAACCACCCTGTCGCTCTGTAAAGTCAGAAACACGTTTCTATAGTTTTTTGACCTTCTAATGATAATAGTGTGTGAGAGTGTCGTAGCAGTTAGCACCGGAGCTAGCACACAGGAAGTAAATGACTGTTTTGAATCTCTTAAAGGAGCCGCGCACCCTTTTTTCCTGGAGGATGTGAATCGGTGTTCGATTATTGATCGATGGAGAAGTTACACTTGAGCTGGTGAATATCTACAACACCTTTTTCACCAAATCACTAACTTAACATTTCTTCTTATACATATGAGCCCCTGCTTCTAtaactttctgtctgtctttctttcagtctgtcttttttctgtctttctgcttttctttctaactttcttatctttctttctgtctttctgtctgtctgtctgtctgtctctttctttttatcccAATGCATATTAAGGCTATATATCggttatttaaatatttatcgTGTCAACTTC
This window harbors:
- the mpg gene encoding DNA-3-methyladenine glycosylase encodes the protein MAGRKRKMAAAAGEQDVNKGEKQTGEEEEKRSGSFTGTDLQLRLGEDFFQQPCISLAKAFLGKVLVRRCADGAELRGRIVETEAYLGGEDKASHSAGGKRTKRNTAMFMKPGTIYVYPIYGIHLCMNVSSEGEGAAVLLRSVEPLQGQSVMRRLRAARRKEGAQQLKDKELCNGPSKLCQALDIPRGFDCRDLASDPDVWLEGDPNTSPAETYNIVSAPRVGIESHGEWAKKPWRFYLRGHPCVSVLNKEAERQPQSGNVINDLGSSDVQPDTGQNHVKRT